CATGGACACCACCGCGTAAATCTCGACGGGCTTGCGCAGGTTCTTGACGTACGCCACGCTTTCGGGCGACAGCGAATTGCGCCTGTTTTCGGACATGTCGAAACGCTGGTAGTGGCGCGACGCCGCAAAATTCAGCCCCGCATACAGCGCAATTCCCAGCAGAATCTGAATCCACAGATTGAGGCTGCGCACGCGCGTGGTGATTTTAAAATCCTCGAATTTCCCGTTCATGTGTTTTTAGACTCCGTTATGAGCGACGTTATCGCCAGAAGCACCGCCGCCGTGCTTATGTAGAAGAAGAACGGGCGCGTATCCAAAACCGACGAGATGAAGTCGTCGAAATGCCTGAACGTCCTGAAATATTCGCCCGTTTCGGAAAGCCATGCCGCGCTTTCGGGCATGGGGAATTTCGAGACAATTCCGCCCCCTATTATGATGAGGAACAGCATGCAAAAAGACAGCATTCCAGCAACGAGCGTCGTGCGGGTGAGCGAGCTTGCGAAAATCCCCACCGCGACGTACATCGCCCCGCCCACCGCAATGAACAGGTAGCCCGTCGAAATTTGCGCGATGTCGAAAAAGCGCGGGTCGGCGGCAATCTGGGGCAGGTAGAAGCGCGAAATTAGCGGGTATGCGAGCGTAGACGCCCACAAAAGCAGGTAGAAAAAGTAGCACGCAATGAATTTTGCCGACACAATCTGGAACGCGGTTATCGGCGTTGTCATCAGCGCTTCGAGCGTGCCCGCGCGGCGCTCGTCGGCAAGGGTGCGCATTGTAAGCAGCGGCACCATGAAAAGCACGGGAACCCAGAACACCGAAAGGAAGTTCGCTATCGGCGAATTTTCGCTGGCGACGCGCCCCGCGTCCACAAGCGCAAGCAAGTACATCAACGCCATGAACGCCGAAAACAGGAACGCCGCAATGTATGTCGACGGCGATATGAACAGCTGCCAAATCTGCTGGCGGACGAGAATTCCGAATCTCCTCATTGTCTCTCCTTGTCTATTTCCTCGACCATTTTCGACGTTTCGGGAAGGTCGCGCAGTTGTTCCCAGCTGCGGCGGGTCGCCGCCATGAAAATCTCCTCCAACGAGGGTTTGCGGTACGCCACAAGGCGCGTTGCAAGCGCGGCGTCCTTCGACAGCTCGCCGATTATCGCCGCGCCGTAGTTCGAATTTTGCGGCGCGCGCAGAACGTAGCCGTAATATCCGAGCGCGTCCGCCCCCGAAGCCGACTCAATAGAAAGGTCGAGCTGCATGCGCTTCAAAATGTCGGCGAAGCGTTCGGGCGACGCCTTCAAGCCCACTTCGTACCTGTCGAACGGAATGAAGTCTTTGCGCAGGCTTGCGGGCGAGCCGCTCGCAACAACCGTCCCCTGGTTTATTATAATCACGCGGTCGCACACAAGCTCGATTTCGGGCAGGATATGGCTGCTGATTACAACGCTCATCTTGCCGCGCAACGAGCAGATGAGTTCGCGGATTGCGAGAATCTGGTGGGGATCGAGGCCGATTGTCGGCTCGTCCAAAATAATCACGTCGGGGCGCGAAAGTATTGCGTCGGCTATTCCCACCCTCTGGCGGAAGCCCTTCGACAGATTCCCTATTATCTTTTTCGCCGCCGAGCGTTTCAGCTGGCAGATTTCCATCGCCTCGTCAACCCGCTTCGAAATCTCCGTTTCGGGAACGTCCTTGATTCCCGCGCGGAAGCGCAGGTATTCGCCAACGCGCAGGTCTTCGGGCAGGGGGTTGTTTTCGGGCATGAAGGCTATGTGGCGGCGGGCGGAGTCGGGACGGTTCGCCACGCTTATTCCGCAGATGTGCACACTCCCCGACGTCGCCGGCATGAGGCCTGCGATTATGCGCATTGTCGTGCTTTTGCCCGCCCCGTTCGGGCCGAGAAAGCCGACGACTTCGCCCTTGCCTATGCGGAACGATACGTTTTCGACCGCCTTCACCTGTCCGTAGCACTTGGTGAGCCGCCGTACGATTACTGAATTGGGTATGTCGGGGTTGTCTTCCATTGAATAAACGGCAAAATCTTTCCGACGCTCCCGCGCGAAAAGACTTTTTTACTTTGAAATTGGGGATAAAACCGCCACTCCTCCCCCCGAATATGCGGCGGTCGAAAAAGTCCGCAGTTATTTGGACACTTTTTCCTTGATGAAGTTCTTGATGTCTCCGAGCGTGCGGAGTTTCTGAACTTCGTCTTCGGCGATTGTCGTGCCGATTGCGTCTTCCACCGCGAACACGATTTCCACCATCGTGAGCGAGTCGAGACCGAGGTCGTCGATAATCACGAGAGAATCTGGCGGATTTTTCAGGGCGTCGCGCTTGTCCGGCTCTACGAAGCGTTCGATAATGCCGATTACGACATCGCCGACGAGTTCGGGATTGCCCGTTTTTCTAAATTCCACCGCCTTTTCGATTGTCGCGGGGGAGCAGCGTTTAAGCGAGTCGCGGAGAGCCGCTTCGTCTTCCTGTGTAAATTGAGAATTCATGTATATATATCAACACATTGCCGCCCCGATTTCAACACATAATTTCACGCCGCCGCCGATAGCCGAAAATCTTTCTTTCAAAAGGGCGCAAATCTGCCATAGTGGGCGGAAATTATGAACTGCCTGATTTTCCCAACCCCGCCCCCGTTCAAGCTTGCGCCCGACAGCCCCAAGCTCGAGCATGTCGAAAAAGTCCTAAAAGCCGCCGACGGCGGCACGGTCTTTGCGGGTCAGGCAAACGGCGGACTTTTTGTATGCAAATTCGAAAAGCTCGCCGACGGCGGCGCGACGCTCACGCCCATTTCCGACGCCCCGAATCCCGCCCCGCTCGCGGCGTCCGTCGCCGTCGCATTCGCCCGCCCGCAGATTGCCCAGCGCATGCTCTTCGAAGCCGCGTGTTTCGGTGTAGAAAATCTGCTATTCTACGCCGCGTCGAAAGGCGAGGCAGACTACGCAAAAAGCGGGCTCTACGCGCGCGGCGAATACGCCAAATGGCTCGAAAAAGGCGCGGAGCAGGCGTGCGCGACTTCCATTCCCTCGTTCTCCACCGCGTCGAGCCTCACCGAAGCCGTCGAAATGCTCGACGCCCTCGCCCCGCGCGATTCCCTGAAAATCGCTCCCGACCTATACGAGGCAACTGCCGCTCTCCACGACGTTTTGGATAAATCTCCCGACCTCCACGTCAAGGGTATCCTCGGCAGCGAGCGCGGCTTCTCCAACCCCGACCGCAACCTCCTCCGCCTCAACAACTACACCCTCGTCTCCCTCGGCAACCGCGTCCTCCGCACCGACACTGCCCTAATCGCCACCCTCAGCAGGGCAGGCTGCAGCCTGCACGGCACGGAACTTCGTTCCTTTCTGTGATAATACGGCGCGGCTATAACCGCGCCTTTTCCCGATTAGTCCGTATTGCCTGCGGCAATTACTGGCGTTGGGATATGTGATATTGGGAAAGAAACAAATTAGAATAGACGCGCTTTGCGCGGAGAGAAAAAAAGCGGAAATCCGCAAAACATGGAATTTCCGCTTTTTTGTAAACTTAACTTTTATCCCAGCGCAACTTAAAAATCTTCCGCGCCGTGCGCTGTAATTTTAGGGGCGTCAAAATGCCCCTATAAGAGTGGCTTTCCTGTATTCGCAGGGCGCGTGGCGTACTTTCGTACGCGAGCGGTCTGCGAATACAGGGAAACGCTGTTAGAGGGGCGTTTTCACGCCCCTACCGAGGAGGCGATTTCATCACTTAGTGTGTGAGTGAAGTATTGCATTACCACTGCGTGCGACAACCTGCCCCAATGTTCGTCGTCGGAGCACGCAAGCGCGTATTTGTGCACAACTTCGTCCGCGGGTCTTTGGAATATAACCGTGTTGGAATACGGATTTTTCCACGCCTTCACGCCGCGTTTAAGCAGGGCGCGGTAGAAATATTCGGCGTTTTCGAGGACGGCGTTCGCCTGTTTGCGCATGCCCTCCCTGCCCGCGACGGATATGCGCCAGTAGAGTTTGAGGGCGTCGAAACCGCTTCTGGAACACGAAATTGTGGGAATCACCCCGTTAAGGTAGGGCACGGGGTTGTTTTGCACGTGCGACAAAATCTCCCTGCGGCAGACGAAAATTCCCGCGGGCTCGTTCAGCCCGTAGAACTTGTGCCCCGAAACGGCGATTGAGTCGAAGCCCATTACGCTTGCGTCGAGGATTTCGCGGGCTTTGGGGTCGTCGAGGAAAGGCAGATAGCCGCCAAAGAGCGCGGCGTCTAGGTGCTTGTAGACGAAGGGCGGATTGACTTTTTTGACGACCTCGTCGATTGCGCGCTGGTCGTCGATAGCCCCCTTGAAAGTGCCGCCGATTGCGATTGCGATGAGCGCGGGACGGTCGGGCGCAAGCTTTTTTTCGAGATCGGAGACGTCCATTTCGCCCGACTCGTGGGCGCGGATTGTGCGCGTTTCGATGTCGAGAATGTCGCCGAGTTTCTTGACCGAATAGTGGGCCTCGTCCGAAACGTAGAGGACGGGCGGAATGTCCGACTTCGCCGCGAGCGCGGTTCTGCCGAAATAGACGCCGTGCATGTTGCCGTCGGTGCCGCCGTTTGAAATCACGCCCCAGTGGTCGCCGCCGAAGCCGAAGGAGTCGGCGACAAAGTCGATGCACGCGCGTTCGAACTCGTCGGTGTGGAGCATGTCCCACTGCGTTTTGTAGGGGTCGCCGACGTTGATGAGGGTGAGGTCGCACAGCCCCGTATCGACGAGCCACTGGTAGAAGCCCGCGAGGCTCGTTTCCTGGTCGAACGGATAGCCAAGCTGCTCGAACTTGCGCGCGCGCAGGTTTGCGGCAAGCGCATCGAGTTTCTTCATTGCTTCGGCATTCGGTTTTTTGAATCTTTCCATGGACATATCGCGCCGATTTTCCGCGGCGGCGCGGGCGAGTCAAGCAATAACGGACGGCGGCGGGAAGCCCGAAAATTGTTTTGCGTTTCGGGCGGAATTTTGAAACACTCCCGACGCATGAGGACATTGTTTACGGCGGTCATGCTTGCGGTCGCGGCGGCGCAGGCGTTCGGGGTTTCGGCGGAAAAAATCGCCGACGCCGAACGCGTGATGTGGTCGCGCTTCTTCGTTCCCAAAACAAAACTTTTCTACGAATGCCTAAGCTCGTTCGACGAAAAAACCTGCCAGAGCCATCTGCCGACGGCGGAGGAGGTCGGGCGGCAGTACCCCAATCCGTGCGGATACGCCACGGGAATGGAAGACTGCGCGATTCTCGGCGGAACGGTTCTCGCCGCGCTCGCCGACAAATACGAGATGTCGCCCGACCCGCAAACCGCCGCGCGCGCAAAGCTCGTCGCCGAGGGGCTTGAAAGCCTCGTGCTTCCCGACGGGTTCGTCGCCCGCGGGCTGTGTGTAGAGGACGGCAGGAGCGTATACATAAATTCGTCGGTAGACCAGTACACGCACTGCATTCACGGACTTTGGAAATACTGCAAAAGCGCGGTGTCCGACGCCGAGGGGCGCGAGCGGGCGAAAAACGCGCTGATAAGAATAGCCGAACGCCTGCGCAGAAACGTGGTCGCCGAGAACGACTTCGACTCCCTGCGCCTCGACGGCAAGCCCTGCGCCCTCCGCATAAGCCGCTTCACGACGGAACGCCCGCATGTCGCCGCGCGGCTTTCGATGGCGTACGCCGCCGCGTGGGACGTTTCGGGAAAGCCCGAATATTACTCGCTTTACAGAAGCGGAATCGGGGAAGCGATCGCCGTTTCGGAGCGGATAAAAATCGCGCCGTACACGCCGATTTACTCTTTTTTGCAAATGCAGATTTCGCTCGAACTGCTGTGCGAAACCGAGAGCGACCCCATGCTGAAATCGCGGATAGAAAAACTGATGTCGAAGCTGCCGAAGCTGTGCGCCGAACTCGCGCCGAGGCTCGAAAAACGCTTCGACGCCGCCGAGCTTGAAACGCCCTACGGCGACTGGCGCAGGCCCGAAAAAACGGAAGTCAGAAACGGCTACAACATACCCAAGCTCGGAAAGTCGCGCGATGTCTGGCGGACAATACGCGACACGGGAGAAATCGCGCTCGTTGCGGCAATCGCCCCGCGCGGCGAAATTCCCGAACCGATAGAATCGCTCTACGAAAAGGCGGTCGCAAAAATCGACTACGACAAATGCGCAAGCTGCGGGGCAATCTACCACTGGGCGGCGTTTGTGGAGCTTCAAAAACGCGCAAAAAACCGCGCCTCCGAAACGCGATAAATGCAGGATTCCTGCCGAAACGCGCCCGAAAAAAAACGCTGCAAGGCGGGGACATTCAAAGCGGCGCGGGCGGCGCGAAACCCGAAAACGCGTCCGCGTTCATTAGCCTATTTTTTCAGGGGTTTGAAAGACTTCGGCGCAATGCCAAGCTGCGCTATTTTGTAGTTTAAAATGCGGCGCGAAACCGAAAGCTGTCGGGCTGCGGCGGAGGCGTTGCCGCCGTTTGCCGCAAGGACTTCCACGATGATTTCGCGCTCGAATTCGGCAACCATCTTGGCGAAGTCTATGTTCTCCTCCGTTTTCAGTTTGGAGGTATTTGTGGACTGCGGCGTTTGGAGCGACGGCGGCAAGTCGGACTCGGTAATCGACTGCCCCGCCGCGATTATCACCGCGCGTTCTATACAGTTTTCAAGCTCGCGCACGTTGCTCGGCCAGTGGTACGCGCAGAGCATGTTCATTGCGCCCGCGCTGATTGAAATCACTTTTTTGCCGCGCAGACGCGCGTGTTTTTGGAGGAAGAATTTTGCGAGCGCGGGAATGTCGCGGCGGCGGCGGCGCAGGGGGGGAATCGAGATTGTGAAAATCGAAAGCTGGTAGTAGAAGTCGGGGCGGATTATGCCGTCGCGCATGCGCCCCTCCAAGTCGCCCGAAGTGGAGGCGATTATCCGCGCGGAGGATTTCAGCGTCTCCGTTCCGCCGGAACGCACATATTCGCCCGACGCCAGATATTTCAGAAGCTTTATTTGAAGCGGCTTGCCGATAAGCCCTATCGAGTCGAGGTAGACAATGCCGCCGTCCGCCTTTTCGAGAAGCCCCGTGCGGCGGGGGCTGTCCGCGCCGAAAAGCTCGGCGTCTATGAGCGAGTCGCGCATGGTGGAGCAGTCGAGAATTTCAAGCGGCTTGTCCTTCCAGCGCGGGCGGTTTGCGATTGCCCGCATGGCGAAATCCTTGCCCGCGCCGACCTCCCCGCGCACGAGAACGTGCGAATTCCCCTCGCCCGCCTTCGCGATAAGCTCGTATGTTTTAATCATCGCGGCGGTGTTGCCTATCGCGTTTTCGGGGCGCAGTTGGAGGTCGATTTTGTTGCGCAGCTCGCGGTTTTCGGAGTTGAGCTTTTCGGTCTCCTCGCGCTCCAAGAAAAGGACGGTCACGGCGTCGGAAATGATGTTGGCGATTGTTTCGAGAAGTTTGAGGTCGCGCCGCAGGACGTATTTTGTGGGGTCGGTTCTGTCTATGCTGAGAGTTCCGATGACGTTGCCCCTGCTGAAAATGGGCACGCAAAGGAAGGCGGTTTTGGACGACATCGTGCGGCTCAGCGTGCGGTTGAGGAAGTCGGGGCTTTTGGAAATGTCGGGCACCACGCGCGAGACTCCCCGCGCGGCGACGTCGCCCGTAACGCCCTCGCCCATGCGGTAAACGCCGCGCTTGCGCTCTTCGTCGCTAAGCCCGTGCGAAGCGCAGATTGTGAGCAAATCGCCGTTGCGCAGGGTTACCGTGCCGCGCGTGAGGTTCATGCGGTCGAAGAGAATGTCGAGCACTTCGCGCAGAAGCAGCGAGACGTCCTTCATGCGGACGGCGGTCTTGCTGATGTCGTGCAAAACCGACACGACAAGCCCGCGCGCGCGGCGGTTTGCCGCGTTTTTGGAGCGGGGCGCAAGCCCGTCTTTTGTGTCCTTTGTATCCGACATATTTTCGCATTTTCAAAAAAACGAAGATACTTGCAAAGAAAAAAACATTCTGTTTTAGTTTGGGACGATGAATAGAAAAACCGACACTTCAATGCGTTCGAGCAACGTCGTCGCCTGCATTTGGGATTTCGACAAGACACTTATCCCCGCATACATGCAGACGCCCATCTTCAAGGAGTACGACGTTGACGAAAAAACGTTTTGGCGCGAAGTCAACATGCTTCCCCAAATCTACGCCGAACGCGGAATAAGGGTGTCGCCCGAAACGGTCTACCTCAACCACCTGCTGACATTCGTCAAGGCGGGCTACATGCAGGGGCTGAGCAACGCAAAGCTCAAAAGGCTCGGCGGAAAGCTGCAATTCTGTCCGGGGATACCGTCGCTTTTCACGTCGCTGCGCGACACCGTAAAGAAGATTGCAAAGTCGCGCAACGCCGACATTGCGCTTGAACACTACATTGTGAGCACGGGACTTGCCGAAATGATACGCGGCAGCAAAATCGCCCAGTATGTTGACGGAATTTTCGGCTGCGAATTTCTCGAAGAGCCGATGCCGCCGTATTTCTCTAAACAACCCGAATTCAAATTCGACGCGGCATCGACGCAAATCAACCAAATCGGCATGATTGTAGACAACACAATCAAGACGCGCTTCATTTTCGAAATCAACAAGGGCACAAACAAAAACCCCGCAATAGACGTAAACTCGCACATCGACCCCGCCGACAGGCGCGTGCCGATACGCAACATGATTTACGTCGCGGACGGGCCGAGCGACGTTCCGGTATTTTCGGTCGTCAAAAAGGGCGGCGGCAAAACCTTCGCCGTTTACAGCGAGGGCAGCGAGGCGGAATTCGAGCAGAACGACATGCTCCTCGAAAGCGACAGAATAGACGCCTACGGGCCGAACAACTACACGCCCGAATCGTCCACGGCAATCTGGCTGCAAATGCACGTCAGAAAAATCTGCGAAAGGATTATCCGCGAAATCGACGAAGACGTCGAAACGCGCCTCGGCAAGCCGCCGAAACATATACACAACCCGAAGTCGAAAGACGACTTCCCGCCCGAACTTCCGCCCGTCAACAGGGAATTCGAATTTTAAGCCCGCCGCGCCCAAAATTCCGACGCGCAGACGCGCAGAATACCCGTTTGCGCAAAACATACCCGTTTTTTAGTTTGGACAAAATCGGGACAAAATGCGATAATCTTCAATCTATGAAGAAGAAATACGCTTTGTTGGGGAAGATTTTCGCCGCCGCCGCATTCGTTCTCGCGCTGGCCGGCTGCGAAGAAAGAGGAATCACAATTTACGACGCGTCAAACTCTCCCGACGGCAAGCCGTTCGAGCTTACGCGCAAAACGCCGCTGGTAGTCAACGGCGAATGGGACTTGTCGAAAAACCTCGACTTCCTCGTGGAGTTCGAAAGCGTCGGCGAATCCGGCGACGTTGTGAGAATCAGAATCAACGACGGCACGGCGACGGAGCGCGACGGAAACCCGTCGGTCGCCTCCTACCGCGTCGCCAAGGGCGAAAAAGGCTCGGCGGTAATCTCCTACCCGCCCGTACCCGCGCACCCAGAAATTCTCGACGACATGAAAATCATGCGCACAAACCCGTTCTTCCGCGGCGACAGAATTTCGTTCCCGAAAGACTTTTCAAAAATCAAAAGGCTCACAATGTTCTCGCGCAACGCCGGCGCGAAAATCAGGATAAAGAAAATCGTAGCCCTCGACACTTCGGCGAAAAAATACCCCGAATACTTTTCGTACACAAGGGAGCAGTTCTTTCCGTTCATCGACAAATACGGACAGTTCAAATTCGGCGACTGGAAAGGGAAAATCCGCACCGACGCCGACATCAAAAAGGCGGTCGCCGAAGAAGAGAAAGACCTCTCCGCAAACCCGCAGTCGCCCGAAGGCTGGACAAAATACGGCGGCTGGGCGAACGGCCCGAAGTTGGAGGCAACGGGGCACTTCCGCGTGCAAAAAGTGGACGGCAAATGGTGGCTCGTAGACCCCGAAGGCAGGCTGTTCTGGTCGCACGGCATAGTCAGGGTCTCTCCGTCGAGCGCAATCACGCCCCTCGACGGACGCGAATACTACTTCGAAAACCTCCCCAAGAAGGACGACGAATTCGCCCTCTTCTACACGACAAAAGACGAGCTTCTCGCGCCCTACTACACCAAGCGCGGACTGAAAAAAACCTACGACTTCTCCGCCGCAAACATCTACCGCAAATACGGCAAACAGTGGCGCGAAAAATTCGCCGACTCCGCACACCGCAGACTCCGCAGCTGGGGGCTTAACACGATAGCGAACTCGTCCGACTCTTTCATATTCCTTCAAAAAAAGACTCCCTACGCCGAACGCTTCGAAATCCATTCGCGCCCGATTTCAGGACACGAAGGCTGGTGGTGGCCGATTGCCGACCCGTGGGACGCGTCGTTCGTCAAAAGCATAAACGACAACCTCGACCGCCGCGCCGAACAGCTCGAAGACCCGTTCTGCATAGGCTATTTCGTGGACAACGAGCACCACTGGGGCAGCCCAGATACGATTGGCAGAAATGTATCGATTTCGCCCGCCGACCTGCCCGCAAAAATCGAGTTCGCAAAAGACCTCAAAGCCAAATACGGCGACATCGCCGCGCTCAACAAGGCATGGAAGACAAACTTCAAATCGTGGGACGACTTCCTCGCCAACGACAAAAACCCCGTAAACGCCGACAAAAAAGACCTCTCCGCGTTCTCCGAAAAATTCATCGGCAATTATTTCAAAACCATTCGCGACACAATCAAGGCGCGCGTGCCGCACATGCTCTACATGGGCTGCCGCTTTGCGGGGTCGAACGAAATCGCGCTGCGGCAGGCGGGCAAATACTGCGACATCGTAAGCTACAACCGCTATTCAGACTCTCTCGCAACGCTCAAGCTTCCCGAAGGCGTGGACAAGCCAATCATGATTGGCGAATTCCATTTCGGCGCGCTCGACAGGGGGCTTTTCCACCCGTCGCTGGTGCTGGTGAAAGACCAGAAAGACCGAGGACAGCACTACTACGACTACGTCAAATCGGCACTTGAAAACCCCGCAATAGTGGGCACACACTGGCACCAGTTCTCCGACCAGTGCACGGCGGGACGCTTCGACGGCGAAAACTTCCAAGTGGGCTTCACCGACGTCGCCGACCAGCCCTACCCCGAAACGATAAACAAAGCGCGCGAAATAGGCTATAAACTCTATAAAACGCGCTACGGGAAATAAATCAAACACATCGCAACCACAAACGGCGGATATCTTCTCCGCCGTTTTTTTTGCGCCGCAATACCCAATTCAGTTCGGCGTTTCGGGAATGAATCGCAGAGTGCGCAGGTTGCCGATTTTCCTTTTGTTTTCGAGCGCGTCGCCGAGCGGCGAGGTTTGGCTTTCGAAAGTCTCTTCGCCGCCGCCGTAAACTTCGTACGATACTTTTCCCTCCGCGCCCCAACGCCCGTTTATCAAACCGCCTTTAAGCTCGGCGACGTTTGCGCCAAGCACTTCGCAGACTTTTTCGGCGCGGGGGTCGATTATGTATTTTTCATACTCCGACTCAAAGTATACCGCGCCGTTCCGCAACGCGTAGACGGAGAAATTTCCGCGCCCGCAAGTGTCGAGAGAAATTCCGACGGTTTTGCCGCTTTCAAATTTCACGCGCCTGTCGAATTCGGGACAAAGCGCGGGCTTTCTTTTAAGCTGCAATTCGAATTTCGGCTCGGCGGGAATTTCGACTGATTCCCACATCGTAAACAATGCCCACAGCGACACCGCAAACACCGCAGCCGCAACCGCCGCCGAAATAAGAACCCCCGCCGCAAAAGACAACAACGTTTTGAAAAAAGAGAATCCGCACTTGCGCGCGTAAAACATATGGGCAAGAAAGCCCGCACAAAACACAGGCAAAATTCCCGCAATAATCGGCGTAAGAAAGTTCGGAATTGGAGGAATGACGCGCCACGCGCCCACCACGGAAAACGGCGCAATAAGCCCCATCGCCGCACATACGGCGGGCACACTTTTGAGCGTGGCGGCAATAAAACCCGTGCCGCGGCGAAAGAAAATCCACGCGGCGGCGGAAATCCCCATAAGCGCGCAAGCTGCAATTAATGCCGACATCGCAGAATTTCTACCCTACCCCACCCGTCGGGTCAAGAAATACCGCCAACAATCATCGAGCAAAAGCAACGCAGGCATAACGAGACAAACGACGTACGCGTGTAAATATTCCCTCCTACACGAAAATGAAGCACGACAAATAAAATGCCGCCCCAGCCACACAAACGCAGGACAAACAACATAAGCGTACTACCTACCCTACGAATAGGAATGCGACAAAGCAGAATTCCCCCAACCGAGCAAGGACAAACAACAACGCAAGCGCGGCAATTTCCGCCGCAAAACATAAACGAATCGGCATAAGCTATCGCCCCTCCCAACGCGAAAGCGCAACAAGCGAAATACGCGCCCGCCCCACCCACGCGAGAGCGAAGCGACTCGCGCCTCGACGGAAACGAAATGCTCCTCGTTTTCGTTTCCGTCCTCCTTCGTGCGCATTAAGCGCACTCTGTTTTTCATCTACTCATAGGAATGTGGTGAGCTACAAATGCAAAAAAATCCGACGCAACCGCAGCACCCCACAAAAAATATCACCATGTAATATTAAAAAAACGCGATATTTCGGACAGCGTGAAAGTCCCAAATATCGCGTTTTTTCGCTAAACCTCCCGCGCGGCGGCTGCCGCGCTGTCGAGGCTTGCGAGGTTGCACGCAGAAATGCGGCTTTGCAAAGCAAGGCGACGGGAGTGTACTCTCGTACATGACCGAAGCCGCGCGAGCGAAACGCATTTATACGCCGACCCCGCAAGCCCTCCTAAATCTCCTTGCACGCATTAAGCGTGCCATCACTATCCCGCAGAAATGCGGCTTTGCAAAGCAAGGCGACGGAAGAGTACTCTCGTACATGACCGAATCCGCGCAAGCGAAACGCATTTATACGCCGACCCCGCAAGCCCTCCTAAATCTTCTTGCACGCATTAAGCGTGCCAACACTACCCCCTACTTTTCGGAGAATCCGTCCGGCAGGAACCATCGCGCCTTGTAGATTCTGCCGCCGTCAAGCGTCCCGACCCTGCGCGTTTTCGACGCGCCGAACGACACCGATGCGCTCCACCATTTGACTTCGGGTATGAGCGAAATTATTTCGCCGTCGGGCGACGAAAGCGACACGCTTTTTATCCGCCCCACCCCGCACACGTCGGCGAATTTGCGCGAGACGGAATCGAAAAGCACAACGCCCTTATGCCCCGTAATAAACATGATT
The Opitutia bacterium KCR 482 genome window above contains:
- a CDS encoding aminotransferase class V-fold PLP-dependent enzyme; amino-acid sequence: MKKLDALAANLRARKFEQLGYPFDQETSLAGFYQWLVDTGLCDLTLINVGDPYKTQWDMLHTDEFERACIDFVADSFGFGGDHWGVISNGGTDGNMHGVYFGRTALAAKSDIPPVLYVSDEAHYSVKKLGDILDIETRTIRAHESGEMDVSDLEKKLAPDRPALIAIAIGGTFKGAIDDQRAIDEVVKKVNPPFVYKHLDAALFGGYLPFLDDPKAREILDASVMGFDSIAVSGHKFYGLNEPAGIFVCRREILSHVQNNPVPYLNGVIPTISCSRSGFDALKLYWRISVAGREGMRKQANAVLENAEYFYRALLKRGVKAWKNPYSNTVIFQRPADEVVHKYALACSDDEHWGRLSHAVVMQYFTHTLSDEIASSVGA
- a CDS encoding sigma 54-interacting transcriptional regulator, producing MSDTKDTKDGLAPRSKNAANRRARGLVVSVLHDISKTAVRMKDVSLLLREVLDILFDRMNLTRGTVTLRNGDLLTICASHGLSDEERKRGVYRMGEGVTGDVAARGVSRVVPDISKSPDFLNRTLSRTMSSKTAFLCVPIFSRGNVIGTLSIDRTDPTKYVLRRDLKLLETIANIISDAVTVLFLEREETEKLNSENRELRNKIDLQLRPENAIGNTAAMIKTYELIAKAGEGNSHVLVRGEVGAGKDFAMRAIANRPRWKDKPLEILDCSTMRDSLIDAELFGADSPRRTGLLEKADGGIVYLDSIGLIGKPLQIKLLKYLASGEYVRSGGTETLKSSARIIASTSGDLEGRMRDGIIRPDFYYQLSIFTISIPPLRRRRRDIPALAKFFLQKHARLRGKKVISISAGAMNMLCAYHWPSNVRELENCIERAVIIAAGQSITESDLPPSLQTPQSTNTSKLKTEENIDFAKMVAEFEREIIVEVLAANGGNASAAARQLSVSRRILNYKIAQLGIAPKSFKPLKK
- a CDS encoding ABC transporter permease, whose translation is MRRFGILVRQQIWQLFISPSTYIAAFLFSAFMALMYLLALVDAGRVASENSPIANFLSVFWVPVLFMVPLLTMRTLADERRAGTLEALMTTPITAFQIVSAKFIACYFFYLLLWASTLAYPLISRFYLPQIAADPRFFDIAQISTGYLFIAVGGAMYVAVGIFASSLTRTTLVAGMLSFCMLFLIIIGGGIVSKFPMPESAAWLSETGEYFRTFRHFDDFISSVLDTRPFFFYISTAAVLLAITSLITESKNT
- a CDS encoding RsmE family RNA methyltransferase, producing the protein MNCLIFPTPPPFKLAPDSPKLEHVEKVLKAADGGTVFAGQANGGLFVCKFEKLADGGATLTPISDAPNPAPLAASVAVAFARPQIAQRMLFEAACFGVENLLFYAASKGEADYAKSGLYARGEYAKWLEKGAEQACATSIPSFSTASSLTEAVEMLDALAPRDSLKIAPDLYEATAALHDVLDKSPDLHVKGILGSERGFSNPDRNLLRLNNYTLVSLGNRVLRTDTALIATLSRAGCSLHGTELRSFL
- a CDS encoding acyl carrier protein, whose amino-acid sequence is MNSQFTQEDEAALRDSLKRCSPATIEKAVEFRKTGNPELVGDVVIGIIERFVEPDKRDALKNPPDSLVIIDDLGLDSLTMVEIVFAVEDAIGTTIAEDEVQKLRTLGDIKNFIKEKVSK
- a CDS encoding ABC transporter ATP-binding protein, which produces MEDNPDIPNSVIVRRLTKCYGQVKAVENVSFRIGKGEVVGFLGPNGAGKSTTMRIIAGLMPATSGSVHICGISVANRPDSARRHIAFMPENNPLPEDLRVGEYLRFRAGIKDVPETEISKRVDEAMEICQLKRSAAKKIIGNLSKGFRQRVGIADAILSRPDVIILDEPTIGLDPHQILAIRELICSLRGKMSVVISSHILPEIELVCDRVIIINQGTVVASGSPASLRKDFIPFDRYEVGLKASPERFADILKRMQLDLSIESASGADALGYYGYVLRAPQNSNYGAAIIGELSKDAALATRLVAYRKPSLEEIFMAATRRSWEQLRDLPETSKMVEEIDKERQ
- a CDS encoding haloacid dehalogenase-like hydrolase; its protein translation is MNRKTDTSMRSSNVVACIWDFDKTLIPAYMQTPIFKEYDVDEKTFWREVNMLPQIYAERGIRVSPETVYLNHLLTFVKAGYMQGLSNAKLKRLGGKLQFCPGIPSLFTSLRDTVKKIAKSRNADIALEHYIVSTGLAEMIRGSKIAQYVDGIFGCEFLEEPMPPYFSKQPEFKFDAASTQINQIGMIVDNTIKTRFIFEINKGTNKNPAIDVNSHIDPADRRVPIRNMIYVADGPSDVPVFSVVKKGGGKTFAVYSEGSEAEFEQNDMLLESDRIDAYGPNNYTPESSTAIWLQMHVRKICERIIREIDEDVETRLGKPPKHIHNPKSKDDFPPELPPVNREFEF